In the Chromobacterium sp. ATCC 53434 genome, GCGGAGTCTTTGCTGGATCTTGATGCCGGCGCAGGGAATCTTTAGCGGAAATTTAGCCGCGTCGGCCTAGCATGGGGACATGCCAAACATGTCGAGCGGAAAATGACCGTTCCCATCCGCACTTCGCTGCGCCGCAGTTGCCGCGAGGCCTCGGGCCTCGCCATCCTCAGCCGTTTGCCGGCGCCGCGCGCCAGCCACGCCGTCCGCCGCCGGCGACTGCCGCTGGCGCGGCCGTCTCCGCCGCCGTCAAGCGCGTGGCGGCGGCTGGCGGACTGGCTGGCACGTCACTTCAGCCGCAGCGGCGCGATCAGGATGTTCTGAGCGTCGTCGGCCAGCCACAGCTGGCCATCCTGTATCGTCGCGGTCAGCTGCATGCTGCGCTGGACGATGGCGGCCAGCGTCTGCAGCGCCTCGAAATCGATGCGATATACTTCCAGCTTGTCCAGGCGGGCGAGCTTGCCTTCGTTCTGGCTCCACCAGACTTCGCTGGCGCGGCCGCCGTAGCTGTACAGCACCGCGCGTTCGGAGCGGGAGCAGGCCTTCTTCAGCCGCTTTTCGTCCGGCTCGCCCAGGTCCACCCACAGCTCGATCTCGTCGGCGTAATTCTTCTGCCACAGTTCCGGCTCGTCGTCGGCGCTGAGGCCGCGGGTGAAGGCCAGCATTTCGCTGGCGTTGAGCGCGAAGGCGACGATGCGCAGCATCATCCGTTCCAGCGTTTCCGACGGGTGCTGGGCCAGCGTCAGCGCGTGGGTGGCGTAATAACCGCGATCCAGGTCGGACAGGGTCAGCGTGGCTTTGTAAATGGTGGCGTTCAGGGCCATGGCGGTCTTCGCTAATCGGGTTGCGCCCGGCGCGGGGCGCGGCGCGGGCGAGCCCGGATTCTAACCGCAGCGGCGGTTCAGGGCGAGGGCTGGCTGCTGCATTCCAGCGATTCGCCGCGCCAGTTGACGCTGGCGTCGCGGCCCTTGATCCAGAATTCGACGCCCTGGCCCTGGTAGCGGGCGCCGCTGCCGCTGATGCCCTGGTGGACGATCACCAGGGTGTTGCCGCGCTCCAGCTTGGCGGTGGCCGGATGGGTACGGTAAAAGGTGGCCAGGATGGTCGACGATGGCTGGCCGCGGCACAGATAGCGCAACGGCGTCAGCGACGACACCAGGTTCCACGCGGCCTGCAGTTGGGAGATGCGCAGGATGTAGGCGTCGCCGAGGCACATATGGGCGTCGTCGCCTTTCAGGCAGTCCTTCAGGCTTTTGACCCAACGCTTCTGTTCGGCGACCAGCTTGGCCTGGCCGCCGTTGCGCAGCTGTTCGGCCTGGCCCATCGCCTGGGCGTAGACCTTCTCCAGCCGGTTGTCGAGCCGGCTCAGGCTCTCGTCCTGGCAAACCATGCCCTCTATCGTGTTGGCCGGCTGATCGCAATTGAAGTCGGTGGCTGGCGGCGGCGCCGGCGTGGCCGCCGACTCGTCGGCCTGCGACGGCCGGCCGGGTCCGCCGGCGCTGTGGCCATGATCGGCCTTGGCGGCGGTGGCCAGGGCTGGGAGCAACAGCAGCAAGCCTATCAGCCTGCGCGCGGCTACGGACATATTCAATCCTTAAAAACGACTATCGTGTAAGCAGGCGGCCGGAGCCGCCCGGCCGGCGTCGACGGGGGCGGTGAGTTCCCATCCCCGGCGATTGCCTGTAAACTGCGGCGCTTCGCGCGAGTGCCAGTCCCGCGCGCCGCTCTCATTCTCGAGTTCAACTTTTTTTCTCGTCAGCCTGGATTGGTCGCAGTTCTGCGATGGGCCGTCGCAGGAGCATATTATGTCCGATCTTACCTTCGCCGACCTAGGCTTGGCCGACCCTTTGCTGCGCGCGGTGGCCGATACCGGTTATACCACGCCGACCCCAATTCAGGCGCAGGCGATTCCGCAGGTGCTGCAAGGCGGCGACCTGCTGGCCGCGGCCCAGACCGGCACCGGCAAGACCGCCGGTTTCACGCTGCCGCTGCTGCAACTGTTGATGCGCGCGCCCAGCCGCCAGCCGGGCCGTCCGCGCGCGCTGGTACTGACGCCGACCCGCGAATTGGCGGCCCAGGTGGAAGAGTCGGTACGTACTTATAGCAAATACCTGCCGCTGAAGTCGCTGGTGATGTTCGGCGGCGTCAACATCAATCCGCAGATCAAGGCGCTGCGCGCGCCGGTGGACATCCTGGTGGCGACGCCGGGCCGTCTGCTCGACCACGTCGGCCAGAAGACGGTGGATCTGTCCAGCGTCGAAATCCTGGTGCTGGACGAAGCCGACCGCATGCTGGACATGGGCTTCATCCACGACATCAAGAAGGTGTTGGCCAAGCTGCCGGCCAAGCGGCAGAACCTGTTGTTCTCGGCCACCTTCTCCGACGAGATCAAGACGCTGGCCGACAAGCTGCTGGACAATCCCAAGCTGGTGGAAGTGGCGCGACGCAACACCACCAACGAGCTGGTGAGCCAGAAAGTGCACCTGGTCGACCGCGACAGGAAGACCGATCTGCTGATCCACCTGATCCGCGAAAACAACTGGTTCCAGGTGCTGGTGTTCACCCGCACCAAGCACGGCGCCAACCGCCTGGCGGAGAAGCTGGACAAGATCGGCATCCCGGCCGCGGCCATCCACGGCAACAAGAGCCAGAACGCGCGGACCCGCGCTTTGGCCGACTTCAAGAGCGGCGAATTGCAGGTGCTGGTCGCCACCGACATCGCCGCGCGCGGCCTGGACATCGACCAGCTGCCGCACGTGGTCAATTTCGAATTGCCGAACGTGTCGGAAGACTACGTGCACCGCATCGGCCGCACCGGCCGCGCCGGCAGCCCGGGCGAGGCGCTGTCGCTGGTCTGCGTCGACGAATTCAGCTTCCTGCGCGACATCGAGAAACTGATCAAGATGTCGATCGAGCGCTTCACCGTGCCGGGTTTCGAGGCCGACCTCAACGTCAAGCCGGAACCGATCCCGATGGGCGGCGGCGCGCGCGGCCGCGGTCAGGGTCAGGGCCAGGGTCGTAGCCAGGGCCAGGGTCGCGGCCAGGGGCAGGGCCAGTCGCGCAACGCGCCGGCCAAGCCGCGCCATCAGACTGAAAGCAAGCCGGCCGGTCAAGGCCATCGCGGCGGTCCGCGCCAAGGGCAGGGCCAGGGTCAAGGCCAGTCGTCCGGCCAGGGCCGCCAGGACGGCAACCGTTCGGCCAAGCCGGCCGCGCCGCGCGCCGCGCTGTTCAACCCGCCGAAGAGCCGTTGATGCGCCGCGGGGCCGGATGTGAATTGCACCGGCCCCGATCACATTGAAGGACGCCGTTTTGCCGGTTATGCTCAGCACAAGACTGTCTGCAGCGCACAGAACAAAAGACGGCTTGCTGACTTTGCGGGAAACGGGAAAACAATGCGATACCACGGCTATCTGCTGGGTATCCTGAGCTGGGTCGCGCTGCTCGCGTCTCCGGTTGAGGCTGCCCCGCGCCTCAAGATCACGCTGTCGAATCAGGAATGGCCGCCGTATATGGGCCAGGATCTGCCGTACGACGGCATTTTGTCGCGGCTGGTGAAGGAAGCCTTCGCCCGCGGCGGCGTCGACGTCACCTATCGCTATTATCCGAACAACCGCACGCTGCAATCGGCCCGCAACGGGCAGGTGGACGGCAGTTTCGGCTGGGCGCCGACGCCGGAGCGCAAGCGCGACCTGCTGTACACGCAGCCGGTGCTGTCGGCGCGGATGGTGTTTTTCCAGCGCAAGGACCGCAAGCTGGAATGGAGCCGCTGGGCGGACCTGAAGGGCGCCCGCGTCGGCATCACCGTCGGCAATTTCTATTCCGACGAGTTCGACACCGAGGCCCACAGCGGCCTGATGGCGGTGGACAGCGCGCCGGACGACCTGATCAATCTGCGCAAGCTGCTGGCCGGCCGCATCGACCTGTTCCCGATTGACCAGGAAGTCGGCAAATACCTGATCGCCCACCATTTCAGCCCGGCCGTAGGCAGCCAGCTGGAGGCGCAGACCCGCTCGTTCTGGTCGGCGCCGCTGCATGTGGTGATCTGGCGCAAGCATGCGCGCGGCCCGGAACTGGTGGAGCGCTTCAACCGCGGCCTGAAGGTCTTGCAGGACAGCGGCGACTTCGACCGCTTGCTGCAGGAAACGCGCGAGGCCTGTCTCGCGCCCCGCAGCGTCTCGCCGTAGCGGCCGCTAACCGGCCAGCGCCGACAGCGCCTCGTCCAGCATTCTTTGCGATAGCGCCGGGTCGCTGACCGCCCGAGACAGCGTCAGCGCGCCCACCATCAACGCCAGCGCCACCGTCGGTCTCAAGCCCTTGCCGTCGCGGCGCCGGGCCTCTTCCAGCAGCGCCAGCAGCGGCAACAGGCCGTCGGAGAAGCGCTGCCGTACCGTCGGACCCTGGCGCGCCAATTCGCCGGCCAGCGCCGCCGCCACGCAGCCGGAATCGGGAAAGTCGCGATGGCCGGGGCTGAGATAGTCGCTGGCCAGCGTGGCGACGCAGGCGCCGTTGTCGGCCAGCGGCAGCTGTGTCCGCCAATGTCGGCGCATCTGCTCCAGCGCCTCGCCGCAAGCGGCGGCGACCAGCGCCTCCTTGCTGGGGAAATGGGCATAGAAACCGCCGTGGGTCAGGCCGAGATCGGCCATCAGATTGGCGATGCCGACATTGGCCAGCCCTTCGGCGCGAAAGCGCAGCGCGGCCATCGCGACGATGCGCCGGCGGGTCTGGGCCTTGTGCGAATCCGGATAGCGCATGGCTTTCCTTTCGACGGTGTCCGCTTTATATGATTGCCGTAATCCTAACAATATCAAGTTGAATCAGCGACATGTATAACGGTCGTGGCCATGATTTTGCAGTGCGGTCGCCGGCGGCCTGCGCTGACTCTCTGGACATGCCGCGGCCGATGCCGCCGGCCGACGATGGATTTGTCCGGCCGCTGCGGCTAATCTGGAATGCATCACGAATCGCCGGCCGCGCTTGCCGGTCTTTGGAATGGGGCGAGAGATGCCGTCTAGCACCGCTGCGTGGAGCAGCATCGGAGGATTCATCGGTCTGCAGGCCGGCGCGGCGCTGGTCTGCGCCGGCTGCGTGGCGGCTTTGCCGCCCGACTGGCTGCGGCCGGGCCTGCCTCTGCTCGGGCAGGCGGCGGCCTTGCTGGCCGGCGGGGCCTGGCTGGGCGGCCGTCGCCGCGAGGAGGCCCGCCTGCGGCGCGCCAACCGGGAACTGGCGGCGCGGATGGACGAACACAGCGGCCAGTTGGCCGAGAGCGAGGCCAGGCTGAGGCTGCTGGCCGATGCCGCGCCGTTTCCGCTGGCGATGAACCGTTTGGCCGGCGGCGAGCTGATCTATGCCAATGCCCGCGCCGAGCAGCTGTTCGCCACCCGGCTGCAGCCGGAGCGCGCGCTGCGGGTGCAGGACTTCTATGTCGATCCCGCCGAGCGCGAGGCGGTGTCGCAGTCGCTGCGCGCCGGCAAGCCGGTGCAGGACAGGGAGGTCAAGCTGAAAAGCGCGCAGGGGCGCGAGTTCTGGGCGCTGATCTCCTGCTCGGTGGTGAAGAACGAGCAGGTGTGGTACGTGATCAACGGCATCAACGACATCAGCGAGCGCAAGCGGCTGGAGCAGCGGCTGCACGACGCCAACGCCTCGCTGCGCCGCCATGTCGACGAGATCGAGCTGCTGCAGCAGGGCCTGCGCGAACAGGCGCTGCGCGATCCGCTGACCGGCCTGTTCAATCGCCGCCACCTGGACGAGATCCTGCCGCGGGTATTGGCGCACATGCTGGCGCTGCATCGCGGCGTGGCGGTGCTGATGGTGGACGCCGACCATTTCAAGCGCATCAACGACAGCTATGGCCACCGTTGCGGCGATGCCGTGCTGACGGCGCTGGGCGCCTATCTGAGCGACCACTTCCGCAGCGGCGACATCGTCTGCCGTTATGGCGGCGAGGAGTTTTTCGTCTTGCTGCCTGGCGCGTCGCTGGAGGCGGCGCACGCCAAGGCGGAGGGGCTGTGCCGGGCGGTGCGGACGATGCCTATCGACGCGCTGGGCCACTCCTTGTCGCTGACGCTGTCGATAGGGCTGGCGCTGAGCCCGCTGCACGGCGAAGACGCCGAAACCGTGGTGCGCGCCGCCGACGAGGCCTTGTACCGCGCCAAGCGGCAGGGGCGGGACCGGGTCTGCGTCGCCGATCAGTTTCAGCCGCTGCAGTCCTGAGCGCCTATGCGCGCTGCCGCAGGAACCAGGCTAGCGCCGCGAACAGCAGGGCGGCGATCAGCGTGTCCTCCACCCGTTCCAGCGCGCCGCGCGCCAGCTGATCCGGCGGCAGCAGCGACAGCACCAGCGCGGTGAGCAAGGCGACGAAGACGCGGAAGCTGTGCCGCATCGCGATCAGCACCGCCG is a window encoding:
- a CDS encoding YaeQ family protein, translated to MALNATIYKATLTLSDLDRGYYATHALTLAQHPSETLERMMLRIVAFALNASEMLAFTRGLSADDEPELWQKNYADEIELWVDLGEPDEKRLKKACSRSERAVLYSYGGRASEVWWSQNEGKLARLDKLEVYRIDFEALQTLAAIVQRSMQLTATIQDGQLWLADDAQNILIAPLRLK
- a CDS encoding MliC family protein — encoded protein: MSVAARRLIGLLLLLPALATAAKADHGHSAGGPGRPSQADESAATPAPPPATDFNCDQPANTIEGMVCQDESLSRLDNRLEKVYAQAMGQAEQLRNGGQAKLVAEQKRWVKSLKDCLKGDDAHMCLGDAYILRISQLQAAWNLVSSLTPLRYLCRGQPSSTILATFYRTHPATAKLERGNTLVIVHQGISGSGARYQGQGVEFWIKGRDASVNWRGESLECSSQPSP
- a CDS encoding DEAD/DEAH box helicase encodes the protein MSDLTFADLGLADPLLRAVADTGYTTPTPIQAQAIPQVLQGGDLLAAAQTGTGKTAGFTLPLLQLLMRAPSRQPGRPRALVLTPTRELAAQVEESVRTYSKYLPLKSLVMFGGVNINPQIKALRAPVDILVATPGRLLDHVGQKTVDLSSVEILVLDEADRMLDMGFIHDIKKVLAKLPAKRQNLLFSATFSDEIKTLADKLLDNPKLVEVARRNTTNELVSQKVHLVDRDRKTDLLIHLIRENNWFQVLVFTRTKHGANRLAEKLDKIGIPAAAIHGNKSQNARTRALADFKSGELQVLVATDIAARGLDIDQLPHVVNFELPNVSEDYVHRIGRTGRAGSPGEALSLVCVDEFSFLRDIEKLIKMSIERFTVPGFEADLNVKPEPIPMGGGARGRGQGQGQGRSQGQGRGQGQGQSRNAPAKPRHQTESKPAGQGHRGGPRQGQGQGQGQSSGQGRQDGNRSAKPAAPRAALFNPPKSR
- a CDS encoding ABC transporter substrate-binding protein translates to MRYHGYLLGILSWVALLASPVEAAPRLKITLSNQEWPPYMGQDLPYDGILSRLVKEAFARGGVDVTYRYYPNNRTLQSARNGQVDGSFGWAPTPERKRDLLYTQPVLSARMVFFQRKDRKLEWSRWADLKGARVGITVGNFYSDEFDTEAHSGLMAVDSAPDDLINLRKLLAGRIDLFPIDQEVGKYLIAHHFSPAVGSQLEAQTRSFWSAPLHVVIWRKHARGPELVERFNRGLKVLQDSGDFDRLLQETREACLAPRSVSP
- a CDS encoding TetR/AcrR family transcriptional regulator; this encodes MRYPDSHKAQTRRRIVAMAALRFRAEGLANVGIANLMADLGLTHGGFYAHFPSKEALVAAACGEALEQMRRHWRTQLPLADNGACVATLASDYLSPGHRDFPDSGCVAAALAGELARQGPTVRQRFSDGLLPLLALLEEARRRDGKGLRPTVALALMVGALTLSRAVSDPALSQRMLDEALSALAG
- a CDS encoding sensor domain-containing diguanylate cyclase produces the protein MPSSTAAWSSIGGFIGLQAGAALVCAGCVAALPPDWLRPGLPLLGQAAALLAGGAWLGGRRREEARLRRANRELAARMDEHSGQLAESEARLRLLADAAPFPLAMNRLAGGELIYANARAEQLFATRLQPERALRVQDFYVDPAEREAVSQSLRAGKPVQDREVKLKSAQGREFWALISCSVVKNEQVWYVINGINDISERKRLEQRLHDANASLRRHVDEIELLQQGLREQALRDPLTGLFNRRHLDEILPRVLAHMLALHRGVAVLMVDADHFKRINDSYGHRCGDAVLTALGAYLSDHFRSGDIVCRYGGEEFFVLLPGASLEAAHAKAEGLCRAVRTMPIDALGHSLSLTLSIGLALSPLHGEDAETVVRAADEALYRAKRQGRDRVCVADQFQPLQS